In Vulpes lagopus strain Blue_001 chromosome 1, ASM1834538v1, whole genome shotgun sequence, a genomic segment contains:
- the NCBP2AS2 gene encoding protein NCBP2AS2 encodes MVLRRLLAALLHSPRLVERLSESRPIRRAAQLTAFALLRAQLRGQDAARRLRALAAGPAGSLGRRAARFRDAFTQELRRGLRERPGSPPRSRRGPDAQP; translated from the coding sequence ATGGTCCTGCGGCGGCTGCTGGCCGCCCTGCTGCACAGCCCGCGGCTGGTGGAGCGCCTGTCGGAGTCGAGGCCCATCCGGCGCGCGGCGCAGCTCACGGCCTTCGCGCTCCTGCGGGCCCAGCTGCGCGGCCAGGACGCGGCCCGGCGCCTCCGAGCCCTGGCGGCCGGGCCCGCGGGCTCCCTCGGCCGCCGCGCCGCCCGCTTCCGAGACGCCTTCACCCAGGAGCTGCGCCGCGGCCTGCGGGAGCGCCCGGGGTCGCCGCCGCGGAGCCGCAGGGGCCCGGACGCCCAGCCCTGA
- the NCBP2 gene encoding nuclear cap-binding protein subunit 2 isoform X2 has translation MSGGLLKALRSDSYVELSQYRDQHFRGDNEEQEKLLKKSCTLYVGNLSFYTTEEQIYELFSKSGDIKKIIMGLDKMKKTACGFCFVEYYSRADAENAMRYINGTRLDDRIIRTDWDAGFKEGRQYGRGRSGGQVRDEYRQDYDAGRGGYGKLAQNQ, from the exons ATGTCCGGCGGCCTCCTGAAGGCGCTGCGCAGCGACTCCTACGTGGAGCTGAGCCAGTACCGGGACCAGCACTTCCGG GGTGACAATGAAGAACAGGAAAAATTACTGAAGAAGAGCTGTACATTGTATGTTGGAAATCTTTCCTTTTACACAACTGAGGAACAAATCTATGAACTCTTCAGCAAAAGTGGtgacataaagaaaattattatggGCTTGGATAAGATGAAGAAAACAGCATGTGGGTTCTGCTTTGTGGA ATACTACTCGAGAGCAGATGCAGAAAATGCCATGAGGTACATAAATGGAACTCGTCTGGATGACCGGATCATTCGCACAGACTGGGACGCAGGCTTTAAGGAGGGCAGGCAGTATGGCCGTGGGCGATCTGGGGGCCAG GTTCGAGATGAGTATCGGCAGGACTATGACGCTGGGAGAGGCGGCTATGGAAAACTGGCCCAAAACCA ATGA
- the NCBP2 gene encoding nuclear cap-binding protein subunit 2 isoform X1, whose protein sequence is MSGGLLKALRSDSYVELSQYRDQHFRGDNEEQEKLLKKSCTLYVGNLSFYTTEEQIYELFSKSGDIKKIIMGLDKMKKTACGFCFVEYYSRADAENAMRYINGTRLDDRIIRTDWDAGFKEGRQYGRGRSGGQVRDEYRQDYDAGRGGYGKLAQNQ, encoded by the exons ATGTCCGGCGGCCTCCTGAAGGCGCTGCGCAGCGACTCCTACGTGGAGCTGAGCCAGTACCGGGACCAGCACTTCCGG GGTGACAATGAAGAACAGGAAAAATTACTGAAGAAGAGCTGTACATTGTATGTTGGAAATCTTTCCTTTTACACAACTGAGGAACAAATCTATGAACTCTTCAGCAAAAGTGGtgacataaagaaaattattatggGCTTGGATAAGATGAAGAAAACAGCATGTGGGTTCTGCTTTGTGGA ATACTACTCGAGAGCAGATGCAGAAAATGCCATGAGGTACATAAATGGAACTCGTCTGGATGACCGGATCATTCGCACAGACTGGGACGCAGGCTTTAAGGAGGGCAGGCAGTATGGCCGTGGGCGATCTGGGGGCCAG GTTCGAGATGAGTATCGGCAGGACTATGACGCTGGGAGAGGCGGCTATGGAAAACTGGCCCAAAACCAGTGA
- the NCBP2 gene encoding nuclear cap-binding protein subunit 2 isoform X3 → MQSLVLRMKIIYRAVNEEAKPLGKGDNEEQEKLLKKSCTLYVGNLSFYTTEEQIYELFSKSGDIKKIIMGLDKMKKTACGFCFVEYYSRADAENAMRYINGTRLDDRIIRTDWDAGFKEGRQYGRGRSGGQVRDEYRQDYDAGRGGYGKLAQNQ, encoded by the exons ATGCAAAGTCTTGTTCTAAGAATGAAGATTATATACAGAGCAGTAAATGAAGAAGCAAAGCCTCTTGGGAAG GGTGACAATGAAGAACAGGAAAAATTACTGAAGAAGAGCTGTACATTGTATGTTGGAAATCTTTCCTTTTACACAACTGAGGAACAAATCTATGAACTCTTCAGCAAAAGTGGtgacataaagaaaattattatggGCTTGGATAAGATGAAGAAAACAGCATGTGGGTTCTGCTTTGTGGA ATACTACTCGAGAGCAGATGCAGAAAATGCCATGAGGTACATAAATGGAACTCGTCTGGATGACCGGATCATTCGCACAGACTGGGACGCAGGCTTTAAGGAGGGCAGGCAGTATGGCCGTGGGCGATCTGGGGGCCAG GTTCGAGATGAGTATCGGCAGGACTATGACGCTGGGAGAGGCGGCTATGGAAAACTGGCCCAAAACCAGTGA